Part of the Streptomyces sp. NBC_00457 genome, ACGCGCTGGCTGACCGCCGACGGCGTCACATGGAGGGCGGACGCCGCCGCGTCGAACGTGCCCTCGTCCACCACGGCGAGAAGGGTCCGTACCTGGTCGAGCGGCAGGTCTGTCATCACGACTGCTAATGATACGTAAGAATCTTTAGCTGTACTCCAGGCGGCGCTTTCCCTAGCGTCGCTGCCATGTCCCACGCACTGTCCGCCGCGGCCGCCGGATTCGGCACCGGCCTCTCGCTCATCGTCGCCATCGGCGCCCAGAACGCCTTCGTCCTGCGCCAGGGCATCCGCCGCGACGCGGTCCTCCCTGTCGTCGCGATCTGCGCCCTCTCCGACGCGGCACTCATCGCGCTGGGCGTCGCCGGTGTCGGTGCCATGGTGGTCGCCTGGCCGGGGGCGCTGACCGCCGTCGGCTGGATCGGCGGTGCGTTCCTGCTCTGCTACGGCGCACTCGCCACACGCCGGGTGTTCCGGCCGGGCGCCCTGACGGTGGAGGGGGAGGCCGCGGGCTCCCGCAAACGTGCCGTGCTCACCTGCCTGGCCATGACCTGGCTCAACCCGCACGTCTACCTCGACACGGTGTTCCTGCTCGGCTCCGTAGCCGCCGACCGCGGCTCGCTGCGCTGGACGTTCGGACTCGGCGCGGTGTGCGCCAGCCTCTGCTGGTTCGCGGCCCTGGGCTTCGGCGCCCGGCTGCTCAGCCGCTTCCTCGCCCGGCCCGCCGCCTGGCGGGTCCTGGACGGTCTGGTCGCCGCGACGATGATCGCCCTCGGCGCGACGCTCATCGCCGGAACCTGAGGCTGCGGATTCGTGCGCTCAGCCGGTGGTGCCATAGTGATCCCTTGATTCGAAAGATGTAGCGAGCATCCAGGGACCCCGTGGACACGAGCGAGAGCAGCCCCCACTCCGACTCCGAGGCCGCCGAGAAGGCGGGAGGACCCCGCCGCGGCTGGCGCCGCTGGGCACTGGACACCCGTCCGCTGCGCCGCCCCGCCTATCGCCGCCTGTGGAGCTCGACCGTTGTCACCGCCGTCGGCAGCCAGCTCACCGCCGTCGCCGTGCCCAAGCAGATCTACGACATCACCGGCTCCTCGGCCTGGGTCGGCTACGCCAGCCTCGCCGGACTGCTGCCCCTGGTGGTGTTCGCGCTGTGGGGTGGCGCGGTCGCCGACACCATGGACCGCCGCAGGCTGCTGCTGATCACCAACAGCGGCATAGCCGTCACCTCGCTGCTGTTCTGGATCCAGGCCGCCGCCGGGCTCGGCTCGGTGGCGGTGCTGATGGTGCTGCTGGCCGTGCAGCAGGCCTTCTTCGGCCTCAACGCCCCGGCCCGCAGCGCCTCGATCGCCCGCCTGGTCCCCGCGGACGAACTGCCCGCCGCGCAGGCCCTCGGCTCCACCGTCATGCAGACCGGCCTGGTCGCGGGCCCGCTCCTGGCCGGCGCCCTGATCCCGGTCATCGGCCTGCCCGAGCTGTATCTGATCGACGCCCTCGCCCTGTGTGCCGCGGTCTGGGCCGTCGTACGACTGCCCGCGCTGCCGCCCCTGGACGGCCGGCCCGCCCGACGTGCCGGGCTGCGGGAGATCGGGGCCGGGTTCCGGTACATCTCCCTGCACAAGGTGCTGTTGCTGTCGCTCCTCGCCGACGTCGTCGCGATGGTCCTCGGCATGCCCCGGGCCCTGTTCCCGCAGCTGGCCGCCGAGACCTACGCGTCCTACGGCGAAGGGCTCGCGCTCGGCCTGCTGTTCGCGGCGATCCCCATCGGGGCCGTGCTGGGCGGGCTGTTCTCCGGCACGTTCTCCCGGGTCCGCCGGCATGGCTTGATGGTGATCGGCGCGGTCGTCGTCTGGGGCGTGGCCATCACCGGCTTCGGGCTGAGCGGCAGTCTGTGGCTCGCGGTGGCGTTCCTGGCCGTGGCCGGGGTCGCCGACATGGTCTCGATGGTCTTCCGCGGGGCGATCCTGCTGTCCGCCGCCACGGACGAGATGCGCGGCCGGATGCAGGGCGTGTTCACGGTGGTCGTCGCGGGCGGGCCACGCCTCGCCGACCTGCTGCACGGCACCGCCGGCTCCGCCTTCGGTCCGCGTACGGCGGTGGCGGGCGGCGGCGTCCTGGTCGTCGCCGTGATGCTGGGCCTGGCCGCCGTGATGCCCGCACTGCGCCGCTACCGCGTCTGACGCCCTACAGGCCTCGCCGGTGCATCGCGTACTGCTCCATGAGCTTGCCCCGGGTCGTCTCCAGCCGGTGCGCGAGGATCTCCGCCACGGTTCGCACCAGCGTCAGCCCGAGCTGGGCGTCCTCCTCGCACAGCTCGAGCACGGCCGCCGCGTCGAACTCGTAGGCGCGTACGGGGCTGAACGCCTCCGCGCCGAAGTCCCACTCGTGCGGCGGGAACAGCCAGGACCAGCCGAGCAGATCGCCCGCGCCGAGGCTCGCCACGGTGACCCGCCGCAGGGAGTTCACCCGCTGAGTGAGCGAGACGGCGCCCGAGCGGATGACCCAGAAGCGGTCGGCCGGGCCGCCCGCCTCGAAGATCCGGCAGTCCTCCGGGAAGGAGACCTCCCGCGCGAGCGCCATCAGGCGCTGCCGCTGGGGCGGAGGAAGAGCGGTCAGCAGTTTTATCGCTTTCGTCATGACGCGGGGCTCCTCGCCGGCGATCGGATCCGGTGCTTTCCCTACGCCCATTTCAGCCGCTGCCGACGCCCGGAGCACCTCGGCGGACAGCAGTTGCGGACGGCAACCCCGAGTACCCGCGGCGGGCATGAAAAAGCCCTGGCTGGACGGGGGAGGCCAGCCAGGGCCGTTCTAGGCGGTGTCGGAGGACGGATACGGTCGACCCCGTCACCACGTATGAATGAACCGTAAACCATCACGGGGCATTTCGCGCACCTGGAAGCCGGTCACGTGACCCGTTTCACGTCGTGCCCGGGTTTCACGACCCGCACCGTGTCCAGGCCCGGGTCGCTCGGGTCAGGGAGGTTCATGCCCGCGGCCAGGCCCGTGACCAGGTATCGCACCACCGGTTCGGTGAGCCGTTCGCCGGGCAGCGCGGCCGGGATCCCCGGCGGGTAGGGCGTGATCATCTCGGCCACGACGCGCCCGGCGGCCGCGTCCACCGGAACGTCCTCGGTGGGTCCGAAGAACGCGTCCCGGGGTGTCATGACCTGCTCCAGGCGCAGCTCCGCCGGTGCCGGCACGTCGACCCGCGGGGCCGGGGGCATCAAGGGCGCGGCCTGTGCGAGATCCTTCAACGCGGCCAGCAGTTCCCCGGCGGTCTGCGCGTCGTCGCCATGGGTGATCTGCATGCCGATGCGACGGTGGTCGGCCAGGTGGGCGTCCACGCTGCGGTGTGCGCGGAGCCAGTCGGCGGCCTGGTACCCGGAGATGCCTAGGCCGTCGAGATCGATCACGACGGGCAGCGGGTCGAAGTCGGCGGCTGCGCTCCGCTGGAAGTCCGGTGCACTGTCTGCGGGTGCGTCGTGGCTGGTCGCTCCCCCACTCTCGAATTCTCCCCCACTCTCGGCTTCGCTCGAGCGGGGGGACCCCCCATGAGCGGGGGGACCCCCATCGCGGCGGAGCCGCAAATGGATACAGCCCCGCGCCCCTTTGGGGCGCTGCCGAACCGCACGGGACTTCGCCGGACCCGCTTGATCCCGCACCGCAGAAATCGTCGCGGTCGTTGACGTGCATCCCGTCGATCTGCTCGATAGCGGCCCGGACCTCGGCGACGAGTTCCAGCGCGGCGCCCATGATCTCCGTCCCCCGCAGGGCCATCTGCCGGCGCCAGCCGTCGAGACCCGCGAAGATCAGCGCCGACGGGCTGGTGGTGCCCAGCAGGTCCGCCCGCAGCCGCAGCAGCTCCGGCGGGACGAGATCGCCCTGCAGATGGAAGACCGAGCCCTGCTCCAGGCCGCTGCCCATCTTGTGGATGCTGGTCACGCAGATGTCGGCGCCCGCGTCCATCGCCCAGGACGGCAGATCGTCATGGAAGGGCAGATGCGCGCCCCAGGCCTCGTCGACGATCAGCGGCAGCGAGCGCCGGTGGCAGATCCGCGCGATCGCGTTCAGGTCGGCGCAACTGCCGTACGGCGTAGGGCTGGTGACCAGCGCTCCCTTCGCGTCGGGGTGGCGCTCGAGAGCCCGCTCGAACTCCTCCGCGGACGGTGGATGGGCCAGATGCCGGGCACCGTCCCACTGCGGATCGACCCACACGGGCTCGATCCCGGACAGGATCAGTCCGGCGGCGACGGACTTGTGGGCGTCGCGCCCCACCACCAGCTTCTCGTGCGGGCCCGCCACCGTGAGCATCGCCGCCTTGACGGACAGGGAGCTGCCACAGGTGGTGAAGAACGTGTGCTCGGCGTGCACCGCGTCGGCCATCAGCTCCTCGGCGCGCTCCAGGACCCGCCCCTGGTGGAGCCGGTCGTCCAGACCGCCCGACGCCAGGACGTCACCGAGGAAGACCGCGTCCCCCAGCACCGCCCGCACCGCCGGGTCGGCCCCGCGAGCCTGTTTGTGCCCGGGCGGGGTGAACGACAAGTGCCCCCGGAGGCGATAGTCGTCCAAGGCCTCCAGGACCGGTGCGCGTGCGTGATCGGCCGTCATGCGTCTCCGGGTTCCCGGCAGCACGGCAGGCAATCCGCCCTCGTCTGCGGGTCAGCCCTCCTCGCTGTGCCTGCCCGGGGTGACGATCTCGTCCAGCACCCCGAGCACGGCCTCGTACGCCAGCGTCCGTACGGCCGCGTCCCGCGCCCTGTCCGGATCGGCGGGCGTGAGCGCGTCGCTGCGCGACCGCCACATCCGCTTCTCCCGTTCGGCGTAGGCCCTGGCCCGCTGGATACGGCGCAGCAGTTCGTCCGAGTCCACGACATCCGTCATGAGATCCGGGTACCCCCGTCTCGGGCTGCGACGACCCGCACTCCTGTTCCCTGGCAGAGGTTTGGCGGGATGCGCACGGGTGAGGCGAACAACTGTGACCTCTTACACAGCCGGGCCCGGCTTCTTTCCGTATCGAACAGGAGCCAGAGGTATGTACGAGGATCGCTGGACCGGCATCGGCGCGTCGGCCCCGAGCCGCCCCGGGCGGAGTTGCGCACCCGCCGAGGCGCGCAGAACCGTGGAACGTGTGGTGACCGAATGCTGCCGCGCCACGGGAACCGCGTGCGGCGCCGACGCCCTGTCGGACGCCCTGCTCGTCGCCACGGAGCTGACGACCAACGCGATCCTGCACGGCGGCGGGGTCACGGACTTCCGGGTCGACATCGAGGGACCAGCGGTACGGGTCTCGGTCTGCGACCGCAGCGACGCCCTGCCGGTGACCGAGCCGCCCATCGACGCGGAAGGGCGGCAGCGGCCGGGCGGGCGCGGCTGGCCGATCGTCCTGCGGCTGGCCCGCGATGTACGGGTCGCGGACCTGCCGGCGGGCGGCAAGTGCATCACCGCCGTGGTGCCGCTGTCCTGAAGACCCGCGTCACTTCTTCGACTTCGACCGCGGCCCGACGGGCACGTTCAGGGGCCGTGCCAGACCGACCACGCCCTCGTCCAGGCGCTGCAGATGGCGCAGCACGCGGTCGGTGACCCGGCCGAACCGGGGAGTGCCGGGGATGTCGGGCTCCAGCAGCGAGGCGATGCTCGGCCCGGTCTCGACCTCGGCGGTGCTGTGCTCGTCCGCGACCTGCCCGGCGATGGCCTCGATGTTGTGCGCGATCCGCCGTCCGGCCCGGCGCAGCCGGGGGTCCGCCGCGATCGACGGATGGGTGGGCAGGAGTTCGGCGGTCGCGGCCAGCGCCCGCGCGTGGTACGCGCAGGTCTCCAGGAGCGCCACCACATAGCGCGCGGTGTCGCGTCGCGTCCGCAGGGGCGTGATCGGATGGGTGAGCGGCTGCGTGGCCGCGCTCAGATCGGCCAGCGCCTCGTCCAGGTCGCGCGCCTTGTCCAGCAGATCGACCTCCGGCCCGCCGCTGAGCTGGTCGATGGCGGCCTCGGCGACCTCGCCGAGCCGCTCCAGCACCGTCTTCAGCAGGTCGTTCGTACGACGGTCCGTGCGGACCGGCAGCACCAGCGCCGCCGCGACGATCCCGCAGGCCGCGCCGAGCGCCGTCTCCTCCACGCGCAGCAGCAGCACCGAGAGGCTGTAGGTGTGCAGCAGGGTGTAGAGCAGGCCGAGTGCCGCGGTGACGAAGAACGACATCAGCGTGTACGACAGCGGCGCCGTGTAGAACATCGCGAAGATGCACAGCAGCACCAGCGCGAACGCGGGCCAGGTGTGTCCGGCGACGAGGCCCGCGAGCACGATCCCGGCCACGACGCCGAGCACGGTCCCCAGGAGCCGGCGGTAGCCCTTGACCAGGATCTCGCCCGTCGACGCCGTGTTGATGAAGACGATCCAGCAGGTCAGCACCGCCCAGTACCAGCGCTGGCTGGAGAGCAGCTCGCCCCCGGCGATGGCGAGCGCCGAGCCGACGGCCACCTGCACGGCCGCCCGTGTCGTGGGGCGGCGCAGCCCTGTTTCCGTCGGCTCGCTCTCCTCGGCGCCGGTGATGGCCGCGTCCTCGGCGTCGAGTTCCTCGCGTGAACGGGCCGTCGCCGGGGTGTCGTCCGACTCGTCCTGCGGGCCGTCGAGGGCGATCCGCAGCCCGAGGACCGCGCGGGCACTCTCGCCGATGCCGCGGAAGACGTCCTGGACGGCGGGCGGCGCGGGCGGCAGGTTCTCCTCCTCGCGGTAGCCGAGCAGGCGGTTGCGCACGTGGGACAGCCCCGTACCGGTGTCCTGGGAGACCGGCCGCAGCACCAGCAGCCGGAGCGCGTCCAGGTCGCGCCGCAGTGTGGCGGTCGCCTCGTCGCGCACCGGAAGAGGGCTGCCCGTCGGGGCGGGCGCGCCCGGCAGATGCAGGGTGAGCGTGTCCGCCCGCTCGGCGCTGCGCGCGGTCAGCAGCAACAGGCCGAGCCGTTCGGCGGCGATCTCGGCGTCCGCGACCCGGCGTTGCAGCAGCCGCGCCACCGTCTCGTCGGACGTCCCGTCGTCGAGCCGGCCCTGGATCAGCATGGCCGTCTCGTGCAGCCGCGCCGTGCCGTCGCGTACGTCCTCCAGCGCCTTGTCGACGTCGTCGGGGCCCGCGTCCAGCAGGTCGAGCTGGGCGGACACGAGCCGGGCCAGCCGGGCGCGGAACGCCTCCCGCAGCCGCTCCAGCGTCCCCGCCGCCGTCTGCGGCACCACCACGAAACGCATGGCGGCGCTGCACAGGAAGGCGACGACGATCGCCCCGTACAGCTCGGGCAGGGCCGAGACGGTGGCGCCGACGAACAGGGACAGGAAGTACACCTGGAAGCCGATCAGCCCGAGCGCGGTGCCCCGGTCGCCGAACCTGCGCACATACACACCGGCGAAGACCAGCATGACGAAGAAGACGTCACCGGCCGCCACATGGGAGTGCAGCAGCGCCCCCAGACTCACGGCGGCCAGCGCCACCGGCAGGCCCAGCGCGAGCGTGACGGCCTGCGGGGCGCGCTGCTTCTCCCGGATGGCGAAGGTGGCGACCATCGCCGCCATGGCTCCCGCGACCAGATGGGTCACGTCGGACCCGAACAGGGCGAGCACGGCCAGCGCGAGGGCGATGGCGCCCACCGTCCGCAGTCCCGCGGTCAGTCGCAGCAGGCCGGGGTCGGACGCCGCCGCGAGGTCCCGCAGCCGCGCCCGGTCCCTTCGTCCCGCTGCTCTCACTCCGCCGTACTCACTCCCGCCGCCTGCCAAGATCAGGCCTCAGC contains:
- a CDS encoding LysE/ArgO family amino acid transporter, coding for MSHALSAAAAGFGTGLSLIVAIGAQNAFVLRQGIRRDAVLPVVAICALSDAALIALGVAGVGAMVVAWPGALTAVGWIGGAFLLCYGALATRRVFRPGALTVEGEAAGSRKRAVLTCLAMTWLNPHVYLDTVFLLGSVAADRGSLRWTFGLGAVCASLCWFAALGFGARLLSRFLARPAAWRVLDGLVAATMIALGATLIAGT
- a CDS encoding MFS transporter, yielding MDTSESSPHSDSEAAEKAGGPRRGWRRWALDTRPLRRPAYRRLWSSTVVTAVGSQLTAVAVPKQIYDITGSSAWVGYASLAGLLPLVVFALWGGAVADTMDRRRLLLITNSGIAVTSLLFWIQAAAGLGSVAVLMVLLAVQQAFFGLNAPARSASIARLVPADELPAAQALGSTVMQTGLVAGPLLAGALIPVIGLPELYLIDALALCAAVWAVVRLPALPPLDGRPARRAGLREIGAGFRYISLHKVLLLSLLADVVAMVLGMPRALFPQLAAETYASYGEGLALGLLFAAIPIGAVLGGLFSGTFSRVRRHGLMVIGAVVVWGVAITGFGLSGSLWLAVAFLAVAGVADMVSMVFRGAILLSAATDEMRGRMQGVFTVVVAGGPRLADLLHGTAGSAFGPRTAVAGGGVLVVAVMLGLAAVMPALRRYRV
- a CDS encoding cyclic nucleotide-binding domain-containing protein, translating into MTKAIKLLTALPPPQRQRLMALAREVSFPEDCRIFEAGGPADRFWVIRSGAVSLTQRVNSLRRVTVASLGAGDLLGWSWLFPPHEWDFGAEAFSPVRAYEFDAAAVLELCEEDAQLGLTLVRTVAEILAHRLETTRGKLMEQYAMHRRGL
- a CDS encoding ATP-binding protein, translated to MYEDRWTGIGASAPSRPGRSCAPAEARRTVERVVTECCRATGTACGADALSDALLVATELTTNAILHGGGVTDFRVDIEGPAVRVSVCDRSDALPVTEPPIDAEGRQRPGGRGWPIVLRLARDVRVADLPAGGKCITAVVPLS
- a CDS encoding FUSC family protein — encoded protein: MRAAGRRDRARLRDLAAASDPGLLRLTAGLRTVGAIALALAVLALFGSDVTHLVAGAMAAMVATFAIREKQRAPQAVTLALGLPVALAAVSLGALLHSHVAAGDVFFVMLVFAGVYVRRFGDRGTALGLIGFQVYFLSLFVGATVSALPELYGAIVVAFLCSAAMRFVVVPQTAAGTLERLREAFRARLARLVSAQLDLLDAGPDDVDKALEDVRDGTARLHETAMLIQGRLDDGTSDETVARLLQRRVADAEIAAERLGLLLLTARSAERADTLTLHLPGAPAPTGSPLPVRDEATATLRRDLDALRLLVLRPVSQDTGTGLSHVRNRLLGYREEENLPPAPPAVQDVFRGIGESARAVLGLRIALDGPQDESDDTPATARSREELDAEDAAITGAEESEPTETGLRRPTTRAAVQVAVGSALAIAGGELLSSQRWYWAVLTCWIVFINTASTGEILVKGYRRLLGTVLGVVAGIVLAGLVAGHTWPAFALVLLCIFAMFYTAPLSYTLMSFFVTAALGLLYTLLHTYSLSVLLLRVEETALGAACGIVAAALVLPVRTDRRTNDLLKTVLERLGEVAEAAIDQLSGGPEVDLLDKARDLDEALADLSAATQPLTHPITPLRTRRDTARYVVALLETCAYHARALAATAELLPTHPSIAADPRLRRAGRRIAHNIEAIAGQVADEHSTAEVETGPSIASLLEPDIPGTPRFGRVTDRVLRHLQRLDEGVVGLARPLNVPVGPRSKSKK